The DNA segment AGATAATTCACTAAGGGATGATAGTGACAAGCTGAGCAAATCTGCCTAgaacataattaattaactttctGTTATAACTATTTTAACTCCGAAACAGAATCAGTCACTTTAACTCTTAGTAACTTTTGCATTCTGATCTTGATATCAATTGGTGATATATTGGATCAACAAGAATTGACTTACAATCACCTGATGATCATGAAgattatttatactaaattttgtaaaacttgAACATTAAGAAAATTATAATCTAACAACTCATGTTCATATACGTTTCAacctttaattttatattaccttaaaatttaatttataaactttATGTAAAATGATACATAGTAATTCATCAATTATAAAGAATTGAATTCATCAATTCTGTCTTTGTTCTTCAACTTCTGTTTTGCAACTCTACATAATATACTCCAACCATTTTCTTATATGCATCCGTTTGGAGGAAGagtgatttttttgtttctctcgTATAATCGTACACCATGAAAGAATGTTATTTATTAAATCAGGAAGAAATTTTAACTGTTCCttacaacatttattttataaatatgaagATAAAATTACAAGCATACAAATAATGAATAACCAACTTTTCCCCCATGAACCCcctcccaataaaaataaaatcctacAGATCTTCTAAAATTACACATTTACCACTTAATTGGTTTTTCTCtacttttgatcttttgattctGTAGTTGTCACAGCATTTATTTGTTGCTTAGGCAATGATTTCAACAATGAATCCAACTCATCTTCCATATCATCTACCTGCATTTTCATATatactcatcatcattatttatttattttttgttattgggAGGTTCAAATTAGGCTAATTATATGTAACAATGTTTTCTCAACTCATAATCGTTTATTGCACAAACGTttattaaaggaaaaaaatttcaaatttgtcTAATGTATGTTTCAATTCAAGTGATAATTTCAACTGCTGTGACTatgggagaaaaaaaaataatgaatattcTTAATTGACTTGAAGGAAGGAACACTCAGCAAGATATCTTGGCTGAAATACGTGTTAATGCCACTTGAATTCCATGTTGAGAATTAAAACAAGCAAGTGGTTGCAAATAAATTCTAGAATATTTATTAACTAGAAAATGATAATGGTCACTACTTTTTGGTGCGTATGAAACTTCCTCGATATATAGGTAGGAAAAACTTCTAGTATTATGAATGTAAGGCCGAGTCAAAGatagaaatagaaaagaagtcaaaataataaatcctaaatcaatATATCTATAATTTGACTTTCAAAGATAGTTAGTAAAAAGAAATAGTCTAGTAGATTTATTTTAATCCCTACTCTCCATTGTTGTACCAATTATGTTGACAAATTTTAAGATGTTAATCTTTCGAAGAGTTTCATAGAGCAATATGGTATAGGAAAGTTATCAGGTGTATCTAAGAACACTATTAATTAGTGTGATGATGATAGATGGGCCAAACTTTTGTGTGTCAGTACTTCTCATAATGCATATCCGCTCTTAATTAATATCATATCATCaactttatatatattagtCTAAAATAATTACATTCACATGTACATCATCATATGCGTTCGCAATTCTTTTATAGGAGTAGTTAGTTTTCAtggtagaaaataaaaaacaattaagGAATTAGGTTGCAAttgaataaagaaagaaaaagtaaaacgCATGCATTAGGTGAAAACAAGACAATTTAAAGTAAAGACCGAGAGACGAGAGTTGTGCaactataaattattaaaagagagaataaatatagaattcatttttaatcggttaatattaattaattttttattataaaattgtcttttaaatttttatttttagaagatttagaatttagattaatatttaaaatttaaaatttaaaaacaaaatcttagaacaataattaaattattttcgtGTAATCTTAAGGTTACAAATTTAAATCGTAAAAATAGCTACGACGAGGTTATTCTATCTCTAttataatcttaaaaaaattttaagcgTATCGGTATATTGAGGTTTCAGTGATTTTTAatacttaattttaaatataaaaaattatataatatatataattaagatcaataGTTAAAAATCACTGAAATATCGATATATTGGTATACTTAAAAACTTTTCTATAATCTTTATGTGCTGGTATCGATTGAAAAGTATTATATTACTATGTTAGTTCCTGAATTAAACActctaaataaagaaaaaagcaaaCCTTTTCCAGTGTATCTCCTGCATTTTCAGCAATCTTGTCTACATTTTCAGCCACTTTCTCAACGAATTCAACAGCATCACGAAGTTTTCCTTCAGGAATAATCTTCACAACTTCTTCAGCCGCCTTGTCCACTCTCTCTGCCACCTCTTCTATCACGTCTGCGATTCTTTCTGCTTCCTCTATTGTTGTTTCAACTTTCTCTACacacaataataaatataataattaccaATTATTCTgatgaacaaaaattaaaacaaaaatcaacGTGGAAATTAAATTCCAAGATCTCTTCTTACCTTTGAGAAGTAGCAAAGGACCCCATTTGCCCTTCGAAAATGACATCACTATCGTGAATATGGTTCCAACCACCCATAGTTTCCTGGAAAAGAATAACAAACCGCTTTGCATTGTTAACTGTTTGATTCggagaattattttttcaaataattaacATCATTAATCATGATAGTCTCTTGAAATCTATGACTAACAtttgaaaataaacaataattgaaaaattttaagtggtaaataaaatctaaatataaCGAAGAAATTAACTCAActttaattttgataccttcacggtacaaattttttatataattatttaagagGAACAAGGTAAATAAGTGTATTTACCATGCATCATTTGTCtagcatataaatataaactgtttttaataaataattttttttaattaatgtgtacaaattctaaaaaatgTGAATACAAActgtattaatttatatatgtgtgtaaaattctaataaatatagatataaattatatattttttatgtgtaaaatatatataaatatgagtacaaattattgttaattaagtgttgttcaaaaataataatatttgttgattatttaacattactcattatttaatttgataatttttggataaacatttacataatttgatatatatataagaggAAATTAAGTTCATCAATtcaatataaaagtaaataaacataaaattttaccAATTAGAAGGGGAAGGAAAAGGAGAAGGATTAACAGGAAGAGGTGGCCCTGGTTGTGTGCTGGCACACACAATAATGTTCCTGCATACGGAAAACTTGAAtcttaataaactaataaattaaagtagaatttaggattttgaATATAGTAAATTTAATCTCTTTACTTAGTTTATCTATCTAAAAGCTAATAATAAGAACTTGAAGGTTGAAGCTTAGGACATGGATTGAATGATTATACGTACATGTTTCTTCTGAGTGGAAGAAGGTTCTGTTGTGGAACACAGGAGCTATTAAATTTGATGTTGGATCCGAAACTGATTCGAACATTGTCTACCTTTGAACTTTGACATTTGTGGAATGTTCTTGGAGCAACAATTAATGAAGATTTGTTGTGAGTGATGAAGATTGCGTTTGCCATATTGATCGGCCAATGAATCTTACTCAAATCTAGCTTCTTTGCGAAAATCTATGACAATGGTTGTGATGAGAatataatttaagaaaaatacaataaattgaGATAGCTTAGATAgatatatagaaagaaagatGGTAAATAATGGACATAGACAACAACGTTGATCGCAATGATATCAtgaccttatatattattataaatgaatcactaaaattaaataaataggttgttatttttcaattgCCAGTTGCTTAGTATTTTAACCGTGCTTGATG comes from the Arachis duranensis cultivar V14167 chromosome 7, aradu.V14167.gnm2.J7QH, whole genome shotgun sequence genome and includes:
- the LOC107459194 gene encoding uncharacterized protein LOC107459194, which produces MANAIFITHNKSSLIVAPRTFHKCQSSKVDNVRISFGSNIKFNSSCVPQQNLLPLRRNMNIIVCASTQPGPPLPVNPSPFPSPSNWKLWVVGTIFTIVMSFSKGKWGPLLLLKEKVETTIEEAERIADVIEEVAERVDKAAEEVVKIIPEGKLRDAVEFVEKVAENVDKIAENAGDTLEKVDDMEDELDSLLKSLPKQQINAVTTTESKDQK